From the genome of Phreatobacter cathodiphilus, one region includes:
- a CDS encoding ComEC/Rec2 family competence protein: MRGRARAIAAVLAGRAVPPAGLAVAPFAEAWRARLLAWGALELERGRAFLMLPVAMGTGILLYFAAPEEPSLAAPLGLAAALALLAMRLRHRYRAFLVATGLAAVVWGFAAGTVKTRLMAHPVLAAETGLLRIEAWVEGVERREAGDRLTLRVVTVSPAPERSPQRIRVTSRTRTTAVPGQPVALTARLRPPADPAAPGQYDFGRDAYFMGLGASGFVVGPVTAATLTSEQPLGVRLRAAHERMRSAISERIRAAIPGTSGAIADALVTGRRDGIPEGINEAMRAAGTYHILSISGFHMALVAALVFALVRGGLALVPALTLRRHVKAWAALAALAVATAYLVISGAEVATQRSWIMIAVVLVGVALDRGALTLRTLALAALAVLAIAPESLLGPSFQMSFAATLALVSGYVTLRPWAERHSGDPAGWGRSLLIVTNGIIGLAASSFVASLATTPYAAFHFNTVHLYGVAGNLIGAPIIEFFVMPLQILALLLWPFGWDRPVWALAGLGIDLFVRSGEWVASWPGGRVIVPSLAPSGLLVLSAGFIVVALLSTPLRWLGLPFVALGLALAPAGQRPLILVDAEGATVAARAPDGRLRVVSARGNRFAVQRWLTAEADGRSAVDESLQQGVRCDPLGCAMPLAGGGRIAVPRHPDALADDCREARIVVTRHDPPEACAAVIVDLRAIARTGAVRLHENAGALRVEAARPDGTDRPWFRPRPPGTTPVLVRAPARTPPATQKASATDEIEDDVEPAQ; the protein is encoded by the coding sequence TTGAGGGGACGGGCGAGAGCCATCGCCGCCGTGCTGGCCGGCCGCGCCGTGCCGCCGGCGGGCCTCGCCGTCGCGCCCTTCGCGGAGGCCTGGCGCGCACGGCTCCTCGCCTGGGGCGCGCTCGAACTGGAGCGGGGGCGGGCCTTCCTGATGCTGCCGGTCGCGATGGGCACCGGCATCCTCCTCTATTTCGCGGCGCCCGAGGAACCGTCGCTGGCGGCGCCGCTCGGGCTCGCCGCGGCTCTCGCGCTCCTGGCGATGCGGCTGCGCCATCGCTACCGCGCCTTCCTCGTCGCGACGGGGCTCGCCGCCGTCGTCTGGGGCTTTGCGGCGGGAACGGTGAAGACGCGCCTGATGGCCCATCCCGTGCTCGCCGCGGAAACCGGGTTGCTGCGCATCGAGGCCTGGGTGGAGGGGGTGGAGCGGCGCGAGGCCGGCGACCGGCTGACGCTGCGGGTCGTCACCGTCAGCCCGGCGCCGGAGCGGAGCCCCCAGCGCATCCGCGTCACCAGCCGCACCCGCACCACGGCGGTGCCGGGCCAGCCGGTGGCGCTGACGGCGCGGCTCAGGCCGCCAGCCGATCCCGCGGCTCCGGGCCAGTATGATTTCGGCCGCGACGCCTATTTCATGGGTCTCGGCGCGAGCGGTTTCGTGGTCGGCCCCGTGACGGCGGCGACACTGACCTCCGAGCAGCCGCTCGGCGTGCGGCTGCGGGCCGCTCACGAGCGGATGCGCAGCGCCATCAGCGAGCGTATCCGCGCCGCCATACCCGGGACGTCCGGCGCCATCGCCGACGCCCTCGTGACCGGCCGGCGCGACGGCATTCCCGAGGGCATCAACGAGGCCATGCGGGCGGCCGGCACCTACCACATCCTGTCGATATCCGGCTTCCACATGGCGCTGGTGGCGGCGCTGGTCTTCGCCCTCGTCCGCGGCGGGCTGGCCCTCGTCCCGGCGCTGACGCTGAGGCGCCACGTCAAGGCCTGGGCGGCGCTGGCGGCGCTCGCCGTCGCCACGGCCTATCTGGTGATCTCGGGAGCGGAGGTGGCGACCCAGCGCTCCTGGATCATGATCGCGGTGGTGCTGGTGGGCGTCGCCCTGGACCGCGGGGCGCTGACACTGCGCACCCTGGCGCTGGCCGCCCTCGCGGTCCTCGCCATCGCGCCGGAAAGCCTGCTGGGGCCGAGCTTCCAGATGTCCTTCGCCGCGACGCTCGCCCTCGTCTCCGGCTATGTCACCCTGCGGCCCTGGGCCGAGCGCCATTCGGGCGATCCGGCGGGATGGGGGCGGTCTCTGCTCATCGTCACCAACGGCATCATCGGCCTCGCCGCGAGCTCCTTCGTCGCATCGCTGGCGACCACGCCCTATGCGGCCTTCCACTTCAACACGGTCCATCTCTACGGCGTGGCGGGCAACCTCATCGGCGCGCCGATCATCGAGTTCTTCGTCATGCCGCTGCAGATCCTCGCGCTGCTGCTCTGGCCCTTCGGCTGGGACCGGCCGGTCTGGGCCCTGGCCGGGCTCGGCATCGACCTCTTCGTCCGCTCGGGGGAATGGGTGGCGTCCTGGCCCGGCGGCCGCGTCATCGTGCCGTCGCTGGCGCCGTCCGGGCTGCTGGTCCTGTCGGCGGGCTTCATCGTGGTCGCCTTGCTGTCGACGCCGCTGCGCTGGCTCGGCCTGCCGTTCGTCGCGCTGGGCCTCGCCCTCGCCCCGGCGGGGCAGCGTCCGCTGATCCTGGTCGACGCCGAGGGGGCGACGGTCGCCGCCCGTGCGCCGGACGGGCGGTTACGGGTCGTTTCCGCCCGCGGCAACCGCTTCGCCGTCCAGCGATGGCTCACCGCCGAGGCGGACGGCCGCAGCGCGGTGGACGAGAGCCTGCAGCAGGGCGTTCGCTGCGATCCGCTCGGCTGTGCCATGCCGCTGGCGGGGGGAGGGCGGATCGCCGTGCCGCGCCACCCGGACGCGCTCGCCGACGATTGCCGCGAGGCGCGCATCGTCGTCACGCGGCACGATCCGCCGGAGGCCTGCGCGGCGGTGATCGTCGACCTGCGCGCCATCGCCCGCACCGGGGCCGTGCGCCTCCACGAGAACGCCGGGGCCTTGCGCGTCGAGGCGGCCCGGCCGGACGGCACCGACAGGCCGTGGTTCCGGCCGCGTCCGCCCGGAACCACCCCGGTGCTCGTCAGGGCCCCGGCGCGCACTCCGCCCGCGACGCAGAAGGCGTCGGCAACGGACGAGATCGAGGATGATGTGGAGCCGGCTCAGTAA
- the gltX gene encoding glutamate--tRNA ligase, with product MTVVTRFAPSPTGFLHIGGARTALFNWLYARKTGGKMLLRIEDTDRQRSTTEAIDAILDGLSWLGLGWDDQTIYQFARAERHAEVARQLLAAGRAYHCYATPEELDEMRALAMKEGRPPRYDGRWRDRDPSEAPPGLKPVIRLKARQDGETVVDDLVQGRVVIPNKDLDDLVLLRSDGTPTYMHAVVVDDHDMGITHIIRGVDHLTNAARQTQIYEALGWPVPAMAHIPLIHGPDGAKLSKRHGALGVEQYRALGYLPEALRNYLVRLGWSQGDKEFFSTEEMIEAFDLSAVGRSPARFDFAKLEAVNGHYIRHAADDRLLAAIDDILPHIEGGPDIAAALTPARRAQVLKAMPGIKERAKTVLELIDGAGFILASRPLAVDDKAAALLSPEARGHLAALHERLAALPEWTAAATDAAVRAEAEARGVKLGMLAQPLRAALTGRTTSPGIFDVLEVLGREESLARIADQMPA from the coding sequence ATGACCGTCGTCACCCGCTTCGCTCCCTCCCCGACGGGCTTCCTGCACATCGGCGGCGCGCGCACCGCCCTGTTCAACTGGCTCTATGCCAGGAAGACCGGCGGCAAGATGCTGCTGCGCATCGAGGACACCGACCGCCAGCGGTCGACCACCGAGGCGATCGACGCCATCCTCGACGGCCTGTCCTGGCTCGGCCTCGGCTGGGACGACCAGACCATCTATCAGTTCGCCCGCGCCGAGCGGCATGCCGAGGTGGCGCGCCAGTTGCTGGCCGCCGGGCGCGCCTATCACTGCTACGCCACCCCCGAGGAGCTCGACGAGATGCGGGCCCTCGCCATGAAGGAAGGCCGTCCGCCGCGTTATGACGGGCGCTGGCGCGACCGCGATCCCTCCGAGGCGCCCCCCGGCCTCAAGCCGGTGATCCGGCTGAAGGCCCGCCAGGACGGCGAGACCGTGGTGGACGACCTCGTCCAGGGCCGCGTCGTCATCCCCAACAAGGACCTCGACGATCTCGTCCTGCTGCGCTCCGACGGCACGCCGACCTACATGCACGCGGTCGTCGTGGACGACCACGACATGGGCATCACCCACATCATCCGCGGCGTCGACCACCTGACCAATGCCGCACGTCAGACGCAGATCTACGAGGCGCTGGGCTGGCCGGTGCCGGCCATGGCCCATATCCCGCTGATCCATGGGCCGGACGGCGCCAAGCTCTCCAAGCGCCACGGGGCGCTGGGCGTCGAGCAGTACCGGGCGCTGGGCTACCTGCCGGAGGCGCTGCGCAACTATCTCGTGCGCCTCGGCTGGAGCCAGGGCGACAAGGAGTTCTTCTCCACCGAGGAGATGATCGAGGCCTTCGACCTCTCCGCCGTCGGCCGTTCGCCGGCGCGCTTCGACTTCGCCAAGCTCGAGGCGGTGAACGGCCACTACATCCGTCACGCCGCGGACGACCGGCTGCTCGCCGCCATCGACGACATTCTGCCCCATATCGAGGGCGGGCCCGACATCGCCGCGGCGCTGACCCCCGCCCGCCGCGCCCAGGTGCTGAAGGCGATGCCCGGTATCAAGGAGCGCGCCAAGACCGTCCTCGAACTGATCGACGGCGCCGGATTCATTCTGGCCAGCCGCCCGCTCGCCGTCGACGACAAGGCCGCCGCCCTGCTCTCGCCGGAGGCGCGCGGCCACCTCGCTGCGCTGCACGAGCGCCTCGCGGCCCTGCCCGAATGGACCGCTGCGGCGACCGATGCCGCGGTGCGGGCCGAGGCCGAGGCGCGCGGCGTCAAGCTCGGCATGCTCGCTCAGCCGCTGCGCGCGGCGCTGACCGGCCGCACCACGTCTCCCGGCATTTTCGACGTGCTGGAGGTGCTTGGCCGCGAAGAGAGCCTCGCCCGCATCGCCGACCAGATGCCGGCCTGA
- the gltA gene encoding citrate synthase, with amino-acid sequence MSASAKTATLTLGDKTIPLPISNGTVGPSTVDIGKLYAQTGMFTYDPGFTSTASCESKITYIDGDEGVLLYRGYPIEQLAEHGDFLETCYLLLYGDLPTAAQKADFDYRVTHHTMVHDQMSRFFTGFRRDAHPMAVMVAAVGALSAFYHDSIDIADPHQRMISSIRLVAKLPTLAAMAYKYSIGQPFVYPQNSLDYASNFLRMCFSVPAEEYKANPVLARAMDRIFILHADHEQNASTSTVRLAGSSGANPFACIAAGIACLWGPAHGGANEAALKMLGEIGSVENIPKFVAKAKDKNDPFRLMGFGHRVYKNYDPRAKIMQKTCHEVLGELGIKDDPLLDVAVELERIALSDEYFIEKKLYPNIDFYSGITLKAMGFPTDMFTVLFALARTVGWIAQWKEMIEDPQQKIGRPRQLYTGATRRDYTPISRRK; translated from the coding sequence ATGTCCGCAAGTGCAAAGACCGCGACACTCACTCTTGGCGACAAGACCATCCCGCTGCCGATCTCCAACGGCACCGTCGGCCCGTCCACCGTCGATATCGGCAAGCTCTACGCCCAGACCGGTATGTTCACCTACGATCCCGGCTTCACCTCCACGGCGAGCTGCGAGAGCAAGATCACCTATATCGACGGCGACGAGGGCGTGCTCCTCTATCGCGGCTACCCGATCGAGCAGCTCGCCGAGCACGGCGACTTCCTTGAGACCTGCTACCTGCTGCTCTACGGGGACCTGCCGACCGCCGCCCAAAAGGCCGATTTCGACTACCGCGTCACGCACCACACCATGGTGCACGACCAGATGAGCCGCTTCTTCACCGGCTTCCGCCGCGATGCCCACCCGATGGCGGTGATGGTGGCGGCCGTCGGCGCCCTCTCGGCCTTCTACCACGACTCCATCGACATCGCCGACCCGCACCAGCGGATGATCTCCTCGATCCGCCTCGTGGCGAAGCTGCCGACCCTGGCCGCCATGGCCTACAAGTACTCGATCGGCCAGCCTTTCGTGTATCCGCAGAACTCGCTCGACTACGCCTCGAACTTCCTGCGCATGTGCTTCTCCGTGCCGGCCGAGGAGTATAAGGCCAATCCGGTCCTCGCCCGCGCCATGGACCGCATCTTCATCCTCCACGCCGACCACGAGCAGAACGCCTCGACCTCGACCGTGCGCCTCGCCGGCTCGTCGGGCGCCAACCCCTTCGCCTGCATCGCCGCCGGCATCGCCTGCCTCTGGGGTCCGGCCCACGGCGGCGCCAACGAGGCCGCGCTGAAGATGCTCGGCGAGATCGGCTCGGTGGAGAACATCCCGAAATTCGTCGCCAAGGCGAAGGACAAGAACGATCCCTTCCGCCTGATGGGCTTCGGCCACCGCGTCTACAAGAACTACGATCCGCGCGCCAAGATCATGCAGAAGACCTGCCACGAGGTCCTCGGCGAACTCGGCATCAAGGACGACCCCCTGCTCGACGTCGCGGTGGAGCTGGAGCGCATCGCCCTGTCGGACGAGTATTTCATCGAGAAGAAGCTCTATCCGAACATCGACTTCTATTCGGGCATCACCCTGAAGGCCATGGGCTTCCCGACCGACATGTTCACCGTGCTCTTCGCCCTCGCCCGCACCGTCGGCTGGATTGCCCAGTGGAAGGAGATGATCGAGGATCCGCAGCAGAAGATCGGCCGCCCGCGTCAGCTCTATACGGGCGCGACGCGCCGCGACTATACGCCGATCTCCCGGCGCAAGTGA
- the lpxB gene encoding lipid-A-disaccharide synthase, producing the protein MSALDVFIVAGEESGDQLGAHLMDAVVAGHGGPVAFRGVGGRRMEARGLASRFPMAEIALFGLTSIIVHIPRVLRRIRETVAAILERPPAVLVLIDAPGFNRRVARHVRRSRPDIPIVFYVSPTVWAWRPGRAAEMRPYVDHLLALLPFEPEVHRRLGGPPTTYVGHPISERLADIRPGPEEALRRDATPPRVLVLPGSRRNEIIRLSPLYAAVLARVEAGHGPIDWVLPAVAQHRDLIAREVSAWPVKPRIVEGEAEKFAAFRSARAALACSGTVTLELAVAGVPQVVAYRTGWLEAQIARRLITAETAVLANLVIGEKVVPEFLQEYGTVEAVSAALAAIIAEGPERQRQVEAFAGLDAIMGFADEAPSVKAARIVLAAASQ; encoded by the coding sequence ATGAGCGCGCTCGACGTCTTCATCGTGGCGGGGGAGGAATCGGGCGACCAACTCGGCGCGCACCTGATGGATGCCGTGGTGGCGGGCCATGGCGGCCCGGTCGCCTTCCGCGGGGTCGGGGGCCGGCGCATGGAGGCCCGCGGTCTCGCCTCGCGCTTTCCCATGGCCGAGATCGCCCTGTTCGGCCTCACCTCCATCATCGTCCACATCCCCCGGGTGCTGAGGCGCATCCGCGAGACGGTGGCGGCGATCCTCGAGCGGCCGCCGGCCGTGCTGGTGCTGATCGACGCGCCGGGCTTCAACCGCCGCGTGGCGCGGCACGTGCGCCGGTCGCGACCTGACATTCCCATCGTCTTCTACGTGTCGCCGACGGTCTGGGCCTGGCGGCCGGGGCGCGCCGCGGAGATGCGTCCCTATGTCGACCATCTCCTCGCGCTGCTGCCCTTCGAGCCGGAGGTCCACCGCAGGCTCGGCGGCCCGCCGACCACCTATGTCGGCCATCCCATCAGCGAGCGGCTCGCGGACATCAGGCCGGGGCCGGAGGAGGCGCTGCGGCGCGATGCGACACCGCCGCGGGTGCTCGTGCTGCCCGGCAGCCGGCGCAACGAGATCATCAGGCTGTCGCCGCTCTACGCCGCCGTCCTGGCGCGGGTGGAGGCTGGCCATGGCCCCATCGACTGGGTTCTGCCGGCGGTGGCGCAGCATCGCGACCTCATCGCCCGCGAGGTGTCGGCCTGGCCGGTGAAGCCGCGCATCGTCGAGGGGGAGGCCGAAAAGTTCGCCGCCTTCCGGTCGGCGCGCGCCGCGCTCGCCTGTTCAGGAACGGTGACGCTGGAACTCGCCGTGGCCGGCGTTCCCCAGGTGGTCGCCTATCGCACCGGCTGGCTGGAGGCGCAGATCGCCCGCCGCCTGATCACCGCGGAGACGGCCGTTCTCGCCAACCTGGTGATCGGCGAGAAGGTGGTGCCGGAATTCCTGCAGGAATACGGGACGGTGGAGGCGGTCTCGGCGGCGCTGGCGGCGATCATCGCCGAGGGGCCGGAACGGCAGCGCCAGGTCGAGGCCTTCGCCGGGCTCGACGCCATCATGGGCTTTGCGGACGAGGCGCCGAGCGTCAAGGCGGCGCGGATCGTCCTCGCCGCCGCCTCCCAATGA
- a CDS encoding LpxI family protein yields MSETGPLGIIAGAGSFPLALARAATAQGRPVFALLLKGIAGPDLEAYPHAWIGIGQFGAMVAQAKKAGCRDLVLIGSLVRPNLWTTVPDLGGLRVLPDIVRLFRGGDDHLLRGIAGIFERHGFRLLGAHEVAPELLMPKGPLGALRPSEADEEDIALARQAIAALGPYDVGQGMVIGSRRIVAVEGAEGTDGMLDRCATMLAAGRLKWPRGSGILVKAPKPEQDRRIDMPAIGPGTVAKAAAAGLKGIAVVAGSTLVVDVQEVIRLADRHGLFVTGVSAGETP; encoded by the coding sequence ATGAGTGAGACCGGCCCGCTCGGCATCATCGCGGGAGCGGGGAGCTTTCCCCTGGCGCTGGCGCGGGCGGCCACCGCCCAGGGGCGCCCCGTCTTCGCCCTGCTGCTCAAGGGGATCGCCGGGCCGGATCTCGAGGCCTATCCCCATGCCTGGATCGGCATCGGCCAGTTCGGCGCCATGGTGGCCCAGGCCAAGAAGGCCGGATGCCGCGACCTCGTGCTGATCGGCTCCCTGGTGCGGCCGAACCTCTGGACCACGGTTCCCGATCTCGGCGGCCTGCGCGTGCTGCCGGACATCGTGCGGCTGTTTCGCGGCGGCGACGACCATCTCCTGCGCGGTATTGCCGGCATTTTCGAGCGCCACGGGTTTCGCCTGCTCGGCGCGCACGAGGTCGCCCCGGAACTGTTGATGCCCAAGGGGCCGCTCGGGGCGCTGCGGCCGTCCGAGGCCGACGAGGAGGACATCGCGCTGGCACGCCAGGCCATTGCCGCCCTCGGCCCCTACGATGTCGGCCAGGGCATGGTGATCGGCAGCCGCCGCATCGTCGCCGTGGAGGGCGCAGAGGGTACGGACGGGATGCTCGATCGCTGCGCCACCATGCTCGCCGCCGGGCGGCTGAAGTGGCCTCGCGGCAGCGGCATCCTCGTGAAGGCGCCGAAACCCGAACAGGACCGGCGCATCGACATGCCGGCCATCGGCCCGGGGACAGTGGCCAAGGCCGCCGCTGCCGGGCTCAAGGGCATCGCTGTGGTTGCCGGTTCGACGCTGGTGGTCGACGTGCAGGAAGTCATCCGCCTCGCCGACCGGCACGGGCTCTTCGTCACGGGCGTCTCGGCCGGCGAGACGCCATGA
- the lpxA gene encoding acyl-ACP--UDP-N-acetylglucosamine O-acyltransferase, with amino-acid sequence MTSRATEIHPLAYVAPAARLGQGVRVGPFCTVGPDVELGDGVTLHSHVNVDGHTSIGARSEVFPFASIGTAPQDLSYKGEPTTASIGEDCVIRESVTINRGTPKTGATVLGDRCFLMAYAHVAHDCRVGNNVIFANAATLGGHVKVGDYVFLGGLCAVHQFTRIGDFAMVGGVTGVKDDVIPYGMAFGANGTSGELIGLNVVGMKRRGLSRDDVRTVRACYETLFYGVGTFAERLADATAAYRDHPAAGRLIAFIEAGEKRPVMMAAPKKTRVAGTGPTAADE; translated from the coding sequence ATGACGAGCCGCGCCACCGAGATCCATCCCCTGGCCTATGTGGCCCCCGCGGCCCGGCTGGGGCAGGGGGTCCGCGTCGGCCCCTTCTGCACCGTGGGGCCGGATGTGGAGCTCGGCGACGGGGTGACGCTCCACTCCCACGTCAATGTGGACGGCCACACGAGCATCGGCGCCCGCAGCGAGGTCTTTCCCTTCGCCTCCATCGGCACGGCGCCGCAGGATCTCTCCTACAAGGGCGAGCCGACGACGGCGAGCATCGGCGAGGACTGCGTCATCCGCGAGAGCGTGACCATCAACCGCGGCACGCCGAAGACCGGCGCCACCGTGCTTGGCGACCGCTGCTTCCTCATGGCCTATGCCCATGTCGCCCATGACTGCCGGGTCGGCAACAACGTCATCTTCGCCAATGCGGCGACCCTCGGCGGCCATGTGAAGGTCGGCGATTACGTCTTCCTCGGTGGGCTCTGCGCGGTGCACCAGTTCACCCGCATCGGCGATTTCGCCATGGTGGGCGGCGTCACCGGCGTGAAGGACGACGTCATCCCCTACGGCATGGCCTTCGGCGCCAACGGCACCTCGGGCGAGCTGATCGGCCTCAACGTCGTCGGCATGAAGCGGCGCGGCCTCAGCCGCGACGACGTCCGCACGGTGCGCGCCTGCTACGAGACGCTGTTCTACGGCGTCGGCACTTTCGCCGAGCGTCTCGCCGACGCCACGGCGGCCTATCGCGACCATCCCGCCGCCGGACGCCTCATCGCCTTCATCGAGGCCGGCGAGAAGCGGCCGGTGATGATGGCCGCGCCGAAGAAGACCCGGGTGGCCGGGACGGGGCCCACCGCCGCCGATGAGTGA
- the fabZ gene encoding 3-hydroxyacyl-ACP dehydratase FabZ: protein MNETTTSIDTAGIQKILSVLPHRYPFLLIDKIVDIRGDEFGIGIKNVTANEPQFMGHFPGNPIMPGVLMIEGMAQTGGVMALTSVGGTGKLVFFMTIDKAKFRKPVTPGDRIEYHMTKIAKKRNIWFYRGEAKVDGKLVAEAELSAMLADA, encoded by the coding sequence ATGAACGAGACGACGACCAGCATCGATACGGCCGGCATCCAGAAGATCCTCAGCGTGCTGCCGCACCGCTATCCGTTCCTGCTCATCGACAAGATCGTCGACATCCGCGGCGACGAGTTCGGCATCGGCATCAAGAACGTCACCGCCAACGAGCCGCAGTTCATGGGCCATTTTCCGGGCAATCCGATCATGCCCGGCGTGCTGATGATCGAGGGCATGGCCCAGACCGGCGGCGTCATGGCGCTCACCTCGGTGGGCGGGACCGGCAAGCTCGTCTTCTTCATGACCATCGACAAGGCCAAGTTTCGCAAGCCGGTGACCCCCGGTGACCGGATCGAGTATCACATGACGAAGATCGCCAAGAAGCGTAACATCTGGTTCTACCGCGGCGAGGCCAAGGTCGACGGCAAGCTGGTCGCGGAGGCCGAACTTTCGGCCATGCTGGCGGACGCCTGA
- the lpxD gene encoding UDP-3-O-(3-hydroxymyristoyl)glucosamine N-acyltransferase, whose protein sequence is MTEPQFLVPAEAMTVASVAAFLKAEWAGGDGDRVIGRVSALSNAAADSLTFLDNPKYGDQLAATRAAACLVSARQRDLVPAGVAAIVVPHPHAAFVQVSRKLYPQALRPQSLFGATGISPGAMIHPSARLEPGVVVDPGVVVGPQAEVGSGTLLAAGCVVGPGVRIGRDCAIGPHVSLVHALVGNRVILHAGVRVGQDGFGFELGRVKHAKVPQVGRVIIQDDVEIGANSTVDRGHVLDTVVGEGTKIDNLVQIAHNVEIGRHCVIVSQVGISGSARLGDFVMLGGQVGVNNHVTIGSGAQIAATSIVKDDVPDGARWGGRPAKPVREWFREIAAVERLARARPADRDEGAS, encoded by the coding sequence ATGACGGAACCCCAGTTCCTCGTTCCGGCCGAGGCGATGACCGTCGCCTCGGTCGCGGCTTTTCTGAAGGCCGAATGGGCCGGCGGCGACGGCGATCGCGTCATCGGCCGCGTCTCGGCGCTGTCCAACGCGGCCGCCGACAGCCTCACCTTCCTCGACAATCCGAAATACGGCGACCAGCTCGCGGCGACGCGGGCGGCGGCCTGTCTGGTGTCCGCAAGGCAGCGGGACCTCGTGCCGGCGGGGGTCGCGGCCATCGTCGTGCCGCACCCGCATGCGGCCTTCGTCCAGGTGTCGCGCAAGCTCTATCCGCAGGCGCTGCGGCCGCAATCCCTGTTCGGCGCCACGGGCATATCGCCGGGCGCCATGATTCATCCCTCGGCGCGGCTCGAACCCGGCGTGGTGGTCGATCCCGGCGTGGTCGTCGGCCCGCAGGCCGAGGTCGGCTCCGGCACCTTGCTGGCGGCGGGCTGCGTCGTCGGGCCGGGCGTGAGGATCGGACGCGATTGCGCGATCGGCCCCCATGTCTCGCTGGTCCACGCGCTGGTGGGCAACCGCGTCATCCTCCATGCCGGGGTGCGCGTCGGCCAGGACGGCTTCGGCTTCGAACTCGGGCGGGTCAAGCACGCCAAGGTGCCGCAGGTCGGCCGCGTCATCATCCAGGACGACGTGGAGATCGGCGCCAATTCGACCGTCGACCGGGGCCATGTGCTGGACACGGTGGTGGGTGAGGGCACCAAGATCGACAACCTCGTGCAGATCGCCCACAACGTCGAGATCGGACGCCATTGCGTCATCGTCAGCCAGGTGGGCATTTCCGGCTCGGCCCGGCTCGGGGACTTCGTCATGCTGGGCGGCCAGGTCGGGGTGAACAACCACGTGACGATCGGCAGCGGGGCGCAGATTGCCGCCACCTCCATCGTCAAGGATGATGTGCCCGACGGGGCGCGCTGGGGCGGCCGGCCGGCCAAGCCGGTGAGGGAGTGGTTCCGCGAGATCGCCGCGGTGGAACGGCTGGCCCGTGCCCGGCCTGCCGACAGGGACGAGGGGGCTTCCTGA